TGCAAGTTGGAGCGGAGGCCTCGCTCCGTCAATTCAAGGTCAGTACTAGGTAGATTTGGAGGATATGAACGTTCTGGCGCTACAGGCAGCGGCTGTCCCGCACCTCGACTCGGGGGATATCGCGACCCGGCTCGGCATTGTCCTGTTCCTCGTGGCGCTGAACGGATTCTTTGTCGCTTCCGAATTCGGGCTGGTTGCTGTAAGACGAAGCCGGATCGACGAGATGGCGGCAAATGGCGACGGTGGCGCGCGCGTTGTGCAGAAAGCGCTGACTCATCTCGATCGTTATATCGCCGGCACGCAGCTTGGAATTACCTTCGCTTCGCTGGCACTGGGGTGGGTTGGTGAGCCAGCGCTGGGGGCAATTCTCGATGGCATGCTCTCGTCGATCGGCATGGAACTGCCTGACGACAGGACAACCCACAGCGCGCTTTCGCTCGGACTCGGGTTTTTTATCCTGACCTTTCTGCACATCGTTCTCGGCGAGCTCGCCCCCAAATCGCTGGCGCTTGTGAATCCGGAGGGTGTCGCGAAGTTCGTGGCGCGTCCGCTGATTATTTTTTCGCGCCTGATGACTCCGTTCATCTGGTTGTTCAACGGAGCGGCGAACTGGATTCTGCGTTTGTTTGGTATCAATCCGGTATCTGAAGAGCAAAGTCACTCTGCGGATGAACTTCGTCTGCTGGTGATGCAGGCCCGGGCGCATGGCACGCTGGACGAATCGGACAGTGCAATGCTCGCCGGCGTCTTCGACTTTCATGAGAAGAAGGCGCGCGACGTGATGCGCCCGCGAACGGATGTCGTCGCGCTTGATATCGACGCCACTGAAGACGAAGTGTGGGCCGTGGTGCGCGAAGAGCGGTATTCGCGATATCCGGTCTATCGCGAATCTCTCGATGACGTAGTCGGGGTTTTCCTCGCAAAGGATCTGTGGCTACGAGTCGAAGGCTCCGATTTTTCGCTCGCAAGCATGCTGCGTGATCCGCTGTATGTGCCAGACAGCCGGCCCGCCGAGCGCGTGCTGGATGATCTGAGAAAGACGCGGGCCCACCTGGCAGTCGTTCTCGACGAATATGGAGGCACCGCCGGCATCCTTACGATGGAAGATCTCATCGAAGAAGTGATGGGCGACATCTCGGACGAATACGACATGGCCGCGCGAAGGTCGATCGAGGCAAATGGCATTCTCGAGCTGGACGGTACCATGTCTCTGATCGATGTTCGTTCCGATCACCGGGTACAGATTCCCGAGGGCGACTGGTCGACGCTCGGCGGGTACGCGTTTGCCCGGCTGGGCCGGCTCCCGCGTATTGGCGATCGGGTGCCATCACCCGGCGGTGAGCTGGAAGTGATCGCGATGGATGGGCGCAGGATAGCGGCATTACGAGTGCACCGCGCGCCCGGAGGAACAGGCGCGAAGGCTGGTGACGGGGGCCAGACATCGGCCTAACCACGCCGCGCCAGCTGCTGCAACGTACTGCGATCCATTCGATGGCCCCCAACGAACGTCGTGAGCCGGTAGGGAATGTCATTGGCTGCCAGCACCCGCTGATAATCCGCGATCATGCCGCTATCGGCAAATTTGTCGCGAGTGCCATAGACAATCTCCAGCTCGACACTGCGGAAAAAGGTGGCGGCGCGGGCCAGATCCGCATCGCTCGCCAGCAGGCAACCCCACATGATCAGTCTGTCTGCGCAGGCGTGTCCGCTTGTGATCCACCGATTCGCCGTTGCGCCGCCCTGCGAAAAACCAAGCACCGTGACAGTTGTGAGGCTGCGATCGACGGCGTCGAAGACCTTGTCGTACAATGCATCGAGATAGGCGATGTAGTCGCTGATCTCCTCTTTCCTGTCTTCGCGAGTCATCCATGTCGCGCCGACCGGCGCATCGGCGCCGTGAAATCCATCGGCCGTCGTGAGGTAGAATCTGGATAGCGCTTCGGGGGCGACGATGAGACGATCGTCAGCCGCGATCGGCATGAACTCCTGCAGGAAGTCTCCGGCCAGTTGCCCGTAACCATGGCAGACAAACCAGACGTCGCGGATCCCTGGCCCTGGTTGCCCCAGCGTGTGGAAACGGGCGGTACGGCGAACGGCGATATGATTTTCAGTGGGCGTTGCGGCGGAAATTCGGGAAACCTGTTGCATTATGGCATCCTCCCGGGAGAGTGGCGCGCACGGAATTCCTCAAATGATACCGAGGCCCGAGGCCGTGTACATCTGGAACACGTCTTGCCCTTCCTGTCGGCATGCGAACGATCGTGTTTCATGATGTCGTGCGGCTGGGCCTTTTAGCAGCGCTCGTATCGACGATGGCTGCCTGCGAAGTGTCGCAGGAACAGGAAGTAGCGCTCGGTGATCAGACCGCGCAGGAAGTGAGCGCACAGCTGCCGATTGTGGAAGATCCTTACATTGCCGGGTACATCGCGGAGCTCGGGGATACGATCGCCAAGCTTACCCGGCGGAACGACCTCCAGTGGCACTTCTACGTCGTCAACTCCCACCAGGTAAATGCGTTTGCGCTGCCGGGTGGCTACATCTATATCAACCGCGGGCTGATTGAAGCTACAGACCAGATGTACGAGCTGGCGGGAGTTCTCGGGCATGAGATTGGACATATCATCCAGCGGCACTCGGTGAAGCAGATGCAGAACCAGCAGAAGATCGGGGTCGTCGCAACTCTGGCGTGTACCCTGACCAGCTTCTGCGATAACGGGTTAGGCCAGGCCGCGATCAACATCGGAGGTTCCGCGGTGGTGGCCAGACACAGCCGTCAGGACGAATTCCAGGCTGACTCCGAAGCGGTGGTCAACGTGCTGAGAGCGAAGATCGATCCTGCCGGCATACCGGTTTTCTTCGAAACGCTCATGCAGGAAAGGCGCACCCAGCCAACCGCAGTAGAGGGTTGGTTTGCGTCCCATCCGCTCGAGGAATCACGGGTGCGGAATTCGCGGCAGTTAATCGAAGCGACCGGCGCGGACCAGATGCGGGGACTGGTTCGCGATATTCAGAGCTACAGGGAATTCAAGAGGAGAGTCGCAAGTCTTCCGGAACCTCCGCGACCTCGAAGGGCACCGGGTCCGGTCGACCAGCCGCGGTAACCGCAAACAGGTCGCGCTTCAGGCGCCTCAACCCTCCCGTACATGCTACCGATCCGAGCCGAACGGATCTCCCGGTGGCGCGCGTAGAGCTGGCGTCGGTGTCGGTAGCTCCTGCCTCTCGATCCACCGCGCGAAATCACCAGCAATTGACAGCCAGTGCGCACGCTCAGCTTCACTACCGGCAGCGCCGAGGCTACGACCGCGTTTTCTCAGCGCGTCCATCTTCAGCTCCGTAATTGCGCGCACCTCGGGCGCAGCCTCCTTGTCGGAGGCGAGCATCAACATTCTGTCGGCTACTGCACGTTGAGCCACGCGACGCAGCGCCTTCATCTTCTGCGACTCATTCCGCTCAGCATTACTCCAATCGGCGGTAAGGGCATCGATCGTCTGGCCGAAGGTCAGCTGAGAACTGCCGCGGGTCGCAAACTGAATCAGCCGTGCTGCGCGCTCTCGCTGCAGCACCGCGTCGGCCACCATCTGTGCAAGCGTGCGGGCAGCACCCAACTCGTCAAACGCGGGCCGGGTGCGGCTGTTGAAAAGCTCCACGTAGGGCCCGTATGAAAAGGGACGTGGGCCGAGTAGTGTCAGAACGGTATCGGGAATAGCAAGCTCCGTCGGCCGAAGTGCAGCGACGAGCGCATTCAATGCCGTGCGCTGAGCAGCACCTTCGATCGGACGCGTAGCCTGCATTCCATCGCCGCGTATGGCGTTGCTGTACTCCATCCCGCCGACAGTCTTGGCGAGCGAATTGATGGCGAAGCGGTGCATCAGGTAGACCGGAGCAAAGCGTTCCTGAAGCAGCGCGATTGGCTCTCCAACCCGGATATTTCGCTCTCCGAACCGGGACATCGCCACCCGTCGAACAGCCATCTGATGGCGAAGGAATTCAGAAGCATTGGCAGCGTCGTCCCACAGATTGGTGCGCGGGTCCGACGCGAAATCCGGGCGCGCGTCGGCATCGGACAGGAACAACATTCCGCGCTTCAGCCCGTCAGCAACTATGCTCCGAAGCGAGTCCCGCTCGGTGTCCACAGGGAAGATGCCATATCCCCAGCGGAGCGCGAAAATGTCATATGCGCCAGCCCCGACGCCGTAAGCGGTCGAGATGTCGATGTTGCCACCTTTCGTCAGCCGCACCCGCGGCGGCGGATAGTCCATGACTGATGCGCGCTCATTGGTCGACGCGATGTAGTTGTGCGCAATGCCGAGCGTGTGACCGATTTCGTGGGCCGTCACCTGGCGGATGCGCGCAAGCACAAAAGCGGTGTCGGCCGCCGCCGCGTCAGCTCCCATCAGACCTGCGTAGAGGTTGTAATCAGTGCGTGCCCGATGACTGTCCATGCGGGCCTGGGCCTTCAGGATTTCTCCCGTGCGCGGATCTCCCATCGACCCGCCGATCGACCAGCCGCGCTCGTTGCGATTCTCCCACTGGACAACGTTGTACCGGGCGTCGAGCGGATCGACACCTTCGGGCAGGTCTTCAACCCGAAAAGCGCCCTTCAGCCCCGCCTGGTCAAACGCCTGCGTCCACCAGAGCGCGCCTTCCCGTGTCGCGCTTCGCACGGGCTCGGGAATGCCGCGATCTATATAGTAGACAATCGGATTCTTGATCGCGCTGCGCGGATCGGACGGATTTACCCGTTCGAGTCGGTGCCGGGAAATCCATCGCTGGTCCAGCGGGCTCTGGATTGGTTGCGCATAGTCCTTGAACGTGATTCCGAAAAATCCGGTTCGCGGGTCGAGCACTCGAGGGCGATAACCGGCATCAGGCAACCGAACGAACGATATGTGTTGTCTCAGCGTTATCGACCTTCCGTCCGGCGCGATGGAAGCCACCGTCTGCCCTGGCCGCCCCGTCGTCGAGAATGTCAGTGCGACATCCACTTCGCTGTTGTCAGGAAAAGCCCGCGTATAGGCGCGGTAGATGCTCGATCTGTCGCGGGCCACGCTGTAGCTGCCTTCGTTGCTGCTGGCCAGTGTTCCGGCAACATCGTTCCAGTCACGCATGAAGAAATCAGTCGCATCCACCAGAAATCTTCCGCCCTCTTCGGCCAGGATCGGCAATGCGGCGGTCGTGCTTGGCGGAAACGATTCCATGACCGTGCGCACGTGCGCAGGGTTGTCAATCGCCGAGCTGCGATAATTCCAGTTCTCGAAGACAACCAGAACACTGTTGCCGTTGCGGTCGAAGCGCGTGACGTACGAGTCGCCGCCCGCCCCCCGGTCGAGGCCAATGGGATTCGAGCCCAGGCCGGTGGCGAGCCCGACGAACATGAGGGCACGCATCGAATCACGGGGAATGTCGAGAAGGATCTTGCCCTGCTTCGCGTCGAGGTAAATGGGAATGAATCCATCACGCCGGTCCATGCCGCCCGTCTTTGCCGCGAAACGACGGGCGGAGTCAGCGCTGGTCGTCATGCGGGCTGAGGCCGCCGGTGAGCGCGGTGCGGAAGCGCAGGCAGAAGCAAGCGCGAGCGGAGCGACACAGAGAATGGTTCGGAAAACTTTCATTTGCGGCAATCGTTTGAGGAGGCGCGATTATCCCATCTGCACACCGGAATCGCAAGTGGCGGAACTGCGAACTGATTCAGTTTTGAGGTGGCCTGAGTCCGGGCCTGGGTTGCCGGTAACTGAATACTGGGAAAAGCCGAGCCGTCAGTGGCCGGTAACACAAGATGCCGGCACGCGAGGTTCAGCGGCCTGGTAAACATCATACCTGAACCGCGTACCTGGACTCCTGCCTCGCTGAGACCTGACGGGTCGGCTTTTCTCAGTTTGGTGTTACAGGAAGCTGATGCCAGGCTTCTGCACAACCCAAAAACTTGCCGTTCCGTTGCGCGCGATGAGCATTGCGCGTACCCGAGCGTGCGCAGCAATTTCCTGCGTCCCCATGAGCGCCTGTACGAGCAATCGTTTTTCCCCGATACCTATGCGCAGAGTACTTCTCTCCGTCACGCTGCTGGCAACCCTTCCGACAGCAGCGTTCTCCCAGAACCGCGGCCAGTCACCGCAGCCTGACTGGACCGGCATCGCCGCTCAGAGCCAGCGGATCCTCTCCGAGTATCTGCGGATCAACACCACGAACCCGCCGGGCAACGAGATCGCCGCCGCGCGATTTCTGAAGGGCATTCTCGAGCGCGAGGGTATCCCCGTGCAGCTCTTCGATTCGGTGGAACTGGGCTCGGGCCACGTAAACCTTTATGCCCGTCTCAAGGGCAACGGGTCGAAAAAGGCAATCGCGCTGGTACATCACATGGACGTCGTCCCCGCAA
Above is a window of Gemmatimonadaceae bacterium DNA encoding:
- a CDS encoding hemolysin family protein, with the protein product MNVLALQAAAVPHLDSGDIATRLGIVLFLVALNGFFVASEFGLVAVRRSRIDEMAANGDGGARVVQKALTHLDRYIAGTQLGITFASLALGWVGEPALGAILDGMLSSIGMELPDDRTTHSALSLGLGFFILTFLHIVLGELAPKSLALVNPEGVAKFVARPLIIFSRLMTPFIWLFNGAANWILRLFGINPVSEEQSHSADELRLLVMQARAHGTLDESDSAMLAGVFDFHEKKARDVMRPRTDVVALDIDATEDEVWAVVREERYSRYPVYRESLDDVVGVFLAKDLWLRVEGSDFSLASMLRDPLYVPDSRPAERVLDDLRKTRAHLAVVLDEYGGTAGILTMEDLIEEVMGDISDEYDMAARRSIEANGILELDGTMSLIDVRSDHRVQIPEGDWSTLGGYAFARLGRLPRIGDRVPSPGGELEVIAMDGRRIAALRVHRAPGGTGAKAGDGGQTSA
- a CDS encoding M48 family metallopeptidase, producing the protein MRTIVFHDVVRLGLLAALVSTMAACEVSQEQEVALGDQTAQEVSAQLPIVEDPYIAGYIAELGDTIAKLTRRNDLQWHFYVVNSHQVNAFALPGGYIYINRGLIEATDQMYELAGVLGHEIGHIIQRHSVKQMQNQQKIGVVATLACTLTSFCDNGLGQAAINIGGSAVVARHSRQDEFQADSEAVVNVLRAKIDPAGIPVFFETLMQERRTQPTAVEGWFASHPLEESRVRNSRQLIEATGADQMRGLVRDIQSYREFKRRVASLPEPPRPRRAPGPVDQPR
- a CDS encoding zinc-dependent metalloprotease, with protein sequence MKVFRTILCVAPLALASACASAPRSPAASARMTTSADSARRFAAKTGGMDRRDGFIPIYLDAKQGKILLDIPRDSMRALMFVGLATGLGSNPIGLDRGAGGDSYVTRFDRNGNSVLVVFENWNYRSSAIDNPAHVRTVMESFPPSTTAALPILAEEGGRFLVDATDFFMRDWNDVAGTLASSNEGSYSVARDRSSIYRAYTRAFPDNSEVDVALTFSTTGRPGQTVASIAPDGRSITLRQHISFVRLPDAGYRPRVLDPRTGFFGITFKDYAQPIQSPLDQRWISRHRLERVNPSDPRSAIKNPIVYYIDRGIPEPVRSATREGALWWTQAFDQAGLKGAFRVEDLPEGVDPLDARYNVVQWENRNERGWSIGGSMGDPRTGEILKAQARMDSHRARTDYNLYAGLMGADAAAADTAFVLARIRQVTAHEIGHTLGIAHNYIASTNERASVMDYPPPRVRLTKGGNIDISTAYGVGAGAYDIFALRWGYGIFPVDTERDSLRSIVADGLKRGMLFLSDADARPDFASDPRTNLWDDAANASEFLRHQMAVRRVAMSRFGERNIRVGEPIALLQERFAPVYLMHRFAINSLAKTVGGMEYSNAIRGDGMQATRPIEGAAQRTALNALVAALRPTELAIPDTVLTLLGPRPFSYGPYVELFNSRTRPAFDELGAARTLAQMVADAVLQRERAARLIQFATRGSSQLTFGQTIDALTADWSNAERNESQKMKALRRVAQRAVADRMLMLASDKEAAPEVRAITELKMDALRKRGRSLGAAGSEAERAHWLSIAGDFARWIERQELPTPTPALRAPPGDPFGSDR